From the genome of Pukyongia salina, one region includes:
- the lptC gene encoding LPS export ABC transporter periplasmic protein LptC, translated as MNIIKHMLKSVMTISIVITLFSCESNYENIQKLNLKDGAPIGVAKNINVKYTDSGKVVANLISPLRNDYTNLEFPYQEFPEGVEVKYWNENDEVSTVTSDFAIRYDETNIVDLRKNVVLVTSDSLVLRAEQLYWDQKHQWVFTDEPYRIIFKDGSYNDGAGFDSSEDFTNFLSRTNSGEQLIDRNIDNENRENTDGE; from the coding sequence ATGAACATAATAAAACATATGCTGAAGAGCGTGATGACAATATCGATTGTCATCACGCTTTTTTCATGTGAAAGTAATTATGAGAATATTCAGAAACTGAATCTGAAAGATGGTGCACCTATTGGGGTGGCGAAGAATATAAATGTGAAATACACAGATTCGGGCAAGGTAGTTGCTAACCTCATCTCGCCCTTACGCAACGATTATACGAACCTGGAGTTTCCCTATCAGGAATTTCCGGAAGGTGTTGAGGTAAAATATTGGAACGAAAATGATGAAGTTAGTACGGTGACCTCAGATTTTGCAATTAGATACGATGAAACAAATATTGTAGACCTTCGGAAGAACGTCGTACTGGTTACCAGTGATAGCCTGGTGTTACGGGCCGAACAACTATACTGGGACCAGAAGCACCAGTGGGTTTTTACAGACGAACCCTACCGTATCATTTTTAAAGACGGCTCATATAATGATGGAGCGGGATTCGACTCGAGCGAGGATTTTACCAATTTCTTATCGCGAACTAATAGCGGAGAGCAATTAATAGATAGAAATATAGATAACGAAAATAGAGAAAACACCGATGGGGAATAA
- a CDS encoding hemolysin family protein, protein MEFSILIIVIMLILSAFFSGMEIAYVSSNKVHIEIEKKQTGFLAGVLNKITKRPSKFIATMLVGNNIALVVYGFFMGDLLMRYIPLTGFSGLLVQTVISTLIILLTAEFLPKVFFQIYANKLVKVFAVPAYMFYLLFSVISEFVIWISDIVLKVFFKTKGDHVQLSFSKIELGNYISEQMDTLERDDDVDSEIQIFQNALEFSEVKSREVMVPRTEVIAVDLETEIQELTKIFTETGLSKILVYKDNIDDIVGYVHSFELFKKPTSIKKILIPVVFVPGTMLAKDVLNILIRKRKSIAVVIDEYGGTAGIMTVEDIIEELFGEIEDEHDSIELIEEELDKGHFKFSARLEVDYINERYKIDLPESENYETLGGMIVNFTEEIPEKNETVIIENFICKILEVSSTKIELIDLRVNPEA, encoded by the coding sequence ATGGAATTTAGTATTCTTATCATTGTTATTATGCTAATCCTGTCCGCATTCTTTTCGGGTATGGAGATAGCCTACGTTTCATCTAACAAAGTCCACATAGAGATCGAAAAAAAGCAGACCGGTTTTCTTGCCGGAGTGCTGAACAAGATCACAAAAAGACCGTCTAAGTTTATCGCTACCATGCTGGTGGGCAACAATATTGCCCTGGTAGTATACGGTTTCTTTATGGGTGATCTGCTTATGCGATACATCCCATTAACAGGCTTTAGCGGTTTGCTGGTTCAAACGGTGATCTCTACCCTTATCATTCTGCTTACGGCCGAGTTTCTTCCGAAGGTGTTCTTCCAGATATACGCCAATAAACTGGTGAAAGTATTTGCTGTACCGGCCTATATGTTCTACCTGTTGTTTTCGGTTATATCCGAATTCGTCATCTGGATCTCCGATATTGTATTAAAAGTGTTCTTTAAGACCAAAGGAGATCATGTGCAGCTTAGTTTCAGTAAGATCGAACTGGGTAATTATATCAGCGAACAAATGGATACCCTGGAGCGGGACGATGATGTGGATTCGGAAATACAGATCTTTCAAAACGCCCTGGAATTCTCGGAAGTTAAATCCAGGGAGGTCATGGTGCCGCGTACCGAAGTTATCGCAGTCGATCTTGAAACCGAAATCCAGGAACTTACAAAAATATTTACAGAGACGGGCCTTTCCAAGATCCTGGTATATAAGGACAACATCGATGATATAGTGGGTTACGTACATTCCTTCGAACTCTTTAAAAAGCCTACTTCCATAAAGAAAATTCTTATTCCGGTTGTCTTTGTGCCGGGTACCATGCTAGCCAAGGATGTACTCAATATCTTGATCAGGAAACGCAAAAGTATTGCCGTGGTTATCGATGAATATGGAGGAACCGCAGGAATTATGACCGTAGAAGACATTATCGAAGAACTTTTTGGGGAGATCGAAGATGAACACGATTCCATCGAACTCATTGAAGAGGAACTGGATAAAGGACATTTTAAATTCTCTGCCCGTTTGGAAGTGGATTATATAAACGAACGCTATAAGATCGATCTGCCTGAAAGTGAGAACTACGAAACCCTGGGCGGTATGATCGTAAATTTTACCGAAGAGATCCCCGAAAAGAACGAAACGGTTATCATTGAAAACTTCATATGTAAGATACTGGAAGTATCGAGCACCAAAATAGAACTTATCGACCTAAGGGTTAATCCCGAAGCATAG